DNA from Rubripirellula lacrimiformis:
TTTCATGACGCAGACCCGGATGCGGTGGATCCGATCGATCGAGTTTCTTCGCGTCCCGATTTTTCGATTCTGTGCTATCCCGTCATCACGATGGATTCGTCCTTCACCCACGCCGGCAGTCGCCGGAATTTGTTAGGCAGCGATCCTGAACCGGCCTTGGTGGAATTGATGAGCAACGAAAAGCAAATCACGGACAACACACCACCGACTTTTCTGTTCCATACCGTGGCCGACCAAGCGGTACCGGTCCGAAACTCGCTGGCCTATTTCAATGCTTGTGTCGACGCAGGCGTGGTTTGCGAGATGCATGTGTTCCCCAACGGACGCCACGGTCTTGGGTTGGCCAAGGGTGTACCGGGCGCATCGCAGTGGCCAGCGCTGTGCGAAACTTGGTTGCGACAACTGGGCATGGTCACGAAGTAGGCCGTCGCTGGTCGGCTGCTGCTGTCGATACGGCGGCCAATGCGATGACCGTTCCAAATCTCTAAACGCTGGTGAATCTCTAAGCGCTGGCGAACAAACGTCCGCGCGGACGTGGTGCTTCGGCGCCGGGATGATCGGCGGGATTCCCAGCGAAACCCGTCGACGGTCGTTCCTTTTCGATACTTTGCAGAGTCGACGCAAAATTGCGTTTGGAATCACCCAGGCAGGCGGCGGTTAGCCGGCGGACTTCTTCGGGGTCAGTGATCTCGGACAGCGGACGGACCTCGGATGCGGTCTGGGAAAGCACCAGAATGCGGCCGCCTAAGCGGATCATGGTCAGGCGAGTCCTCGCGTCGATCGCGGAACTCCCCAAGTGTTCCATCACTTCGTTGGGGATCGCGCCGGGAGCGATCGATCGGGATCCAAATTTCCGAGTCAGCCAGATCATCGCCGCAAACAACCCCAGCACCACTGCCAGGCTGGATGTGACGGTCACGGCGGGAATGGCAAATTGATTCTGCTTGGCTTTCGCCGGTTGGTCAGCGGTGTCGGCAGACTGCGGCTTGGCGTTGAATGTCGGAAACTGGGATCGCGACGCCGAGGCGGTCACGATCGAATCCGATTCGGGATGATCCAGATGCGAAACCTGGGCAATGGAACCCGATGCCAGCGAGCTGGGTGTTGCCGGACCCAATGTGCCTGCCCCAGTCGTTGCCACCTCGGACGTTACCGGGCCACGCGCGTAGACCGATGGGTGTGTGGTTTCTTGGGCAACCGCGCCGGTGGCGAGGTTCGCGGCGGCAAAGATGATGCCGGCGATCGAGTACCAGCGAATTTGGGCAAACATGAACAAGTCCCTTCGGTCACAGATGTAGGCCGAAAGCGGCGAATCCATTTCGCTAGGCGCCGACCAGTTCTGTTACTCGTATACAGAAATTGTCGTTCATCACCAAGACTTCTCCGCGAGCGATCAAGCGACCGTTGACAAAAATGTCGACGGGGTCGCCGGCTAGCTTGTCCAAGGCGACGACGGAACCGCTGCGAAGTTGCAGGACTTCTTCGAGTCGCATTTGGGTGCGGCCCAGTTCGACCCGCAAGTCCATTTCGACTTCGCCCAACAAATCGATCGGTTGACGTTCGTGCGGAGCGTCGTCCTGAGTCAGATCGCCGAGTGCAAACGGTTGGGGGTTGGCATCGGCGGATACCTTTCCGCCGACCGCTTCGTCGAGTGAATCGGATGCCTGATCGAGAAGTTTCTCGATATTCTCCGTGTTCAGTTTCTCGTTTTCGC
Protein-coding regions in this window:
- a CDS encoding FliO/MopB family protein, with the protein product MFAQIRWYSIAGIIFAAANLATGAVAQETTHPSVYARGPVTSEVATTGAGTLGPATPSSLASGSIAQVSHLDHPESDSIVTASASRSQFPTFNAKPQSADTADQPAKAKQNQFAIPAVTVTSSLAVVLGLFAAMIWLTRKFGSRSIAPGAIPNEVMEHLGSSAIDARTRLTMIRLGGRILVLSQTASEVRPLSEITDPEEVRRLTAACLGDSKRNFASTLQSIEKERPSTGFAGNPADHPGAEAPRPRGRLFASA
- the fliN gene encoding flagellar motor switch protein FliN — encoded protein: MADPNDENKPDSAPTAAADPDAKQAAPEQAAGENEKLNTENIEKLLDQASDSLDEAVGGKVSADANPQPFALGDLTQDDAPHERQPIDLLGEVEMDLRVELGRTQMRLEEVLQLRSGSVVALDKLAGDPVDIFVNGRLIARGEVLVMNDNFCIRVTELVGA